The Bacteroidota bacterium nucleotide sequence GCGCATCTCGATCTTCCCGATTCTCCCGAAGCTTATTTCCAGGAAGCGGGTCGCGCGGGCAGAGATGGAAAACTTTCTTATGCCGCTTTATTCTGGCAGGAAAAAGATATTGAAGAACTCGAACGCAATCATAAACTTTCTTTTCCTTCATTGACAGAAATAAGAAGAGCGTATCAATCCATCGCGAATTTTTTTCAGGTGGCTATCGGGAGCGGGAATGCGCTCACCCTCGTTTTCGACCAGCAGAAGATCTGCGAATCGTACAAACTGGATCCGGCTGTTTTTTTTCATTGCATAAAATTTCTTGAGCGTGAAGGTTACATTGCGGTGAATGATGCCGTGTACACGCCTGCACGTTTGAAATTCCTGGCGAACAACGATCAGCTTTATAATTTTCAGGTTCAGAATCCGGCTTTCGATAAATTCATCAAAACCATTCTTCGCTCTTATGGAGGATTGTTCGACGAGTATGTGCGCATCCGTGAAAAAGATATTGCGCGCAAAACTTCGCTGGGAGATGAGGAAGTGAAACAAAAACTTTTTTATCTCGACAAACTGGATCTGCTCCACTACATTCCGCAGAATGATAAACCCATGCTCACATTCATTCAGCCAAGAGCAGATGCAAAAAAACTTTTCATCTCGCCGGAAAATCTTTCGGAGCGGAAAAAAATTGCAGAAGAGCGACTGCGCGCCATGATCCGCCTGGTGAGCGATGAACGGAATTGTCGGCAGAAATTATTGTTGCGTTATTTTGGTGAAGAAAATTCTTCCGATTGCGGGATATGTGATGTGTGCAGAAAAAAAAGCAGTTCCGGTAAAAAAGCGGGGCGTAATGATCTCGCTAAAATAATCGTCGAACTCCTTTCTCAAAATCCGAAAAATATCCGCGAACTTCCGGCCGCTCTTCCTTCCTGCACCGAAGAAGATATCAGTTTTGTGGTAAGGCAACTGCTTGATTCGGGAAAAATAAAATTCAATACCAAACGGCACCTCGTCGTAAGCTGATCTTTCAGGTCAATGAAATTTTTTCCTACCTGATAAAAGACAAAAAAATATTCCAGCCGGCTGAGATCCCGCTGAAAAACTTTCGTATCTTTTTATTCCAAATATTTTAAAAACAAAAAACATGAAACCAGGAACTTTTTTTTCGGCCATTCTCATTTCCGTTATTTTTCTTTTTGTTTCCCATCCACTTTCCGCAACTCCCGCCGGTAAAGGGAAAATAGAAATAGTCATTACCAGTCATACCACCCGCGCGCAATTGGATTCCATGGAAACTGCACTGGCTGCACAGGGCGTAACGCTGGATGTGGACATGGCTATTTTCAGCAAGGCAGGGCAATTGGAAAGAATTTCCGGGAAAGTAACTTTTTCTGCTAAACAATTCGGAACATTCTCAAGCGATAATGTGGGAACCATTACTATCACCAAAAAAGGCGGGGCAATGAAAATAAATGTGCAGGATCCTGTTCAACAGTAACGTTTTTTTCTAAACCGGATTTTATGCTTGCAAAATCTTTTTATGCGGGCGCTGATGTAACACGCATAGCAAAAAAATTACTCGGAAAAAAGATCTGCACAAATTTTCGTGGACAATTCACTTCGGGGGTCATCACCGAAACAGAAGCTTATGCAGGCGTAACCGACCGCGCATCACACGCACACGGGGGAAAATTTACCGAACGTACGAAGATCATGTATGAAAAAGGCGGGACAGCTTACATCTATCTGTGCTATGGAATTCATCACCTTTTCAACATCGTAACGAATAAAAAAGGAATTCCTCACGCTGTTCTGATCCGTGCGATAGAACCGAAAGACGGAATTGAAATTATGATGAAGCGACGGAAGAAAAATAAGATCGGAAAGAATTTTTCCTCAGGGCCCGGAACAGTTTCACAAGCATTGGGAATTCATGTAAAATATTCCGGCGCGGATCTTACGTCAAAAAAAATCTGGCTCGAAGAAACAGGAATAGTAGTCCCGAAAAATGAAATTATCATTGGCCCCCGAATCGGTGTAAGTTACGCAGGAGAAGATGCGAAGTTGCCGTATCGGTTTTTATGGAAGAAAAGGTATTAGGTAATTTAGGTATTGAGGTAATTTTTGTGTCGTGAAATAATTCCTCCCGCCGAATACCTCAATACCAAATATCCCAATACCTTACCTTTGCCATCTATGGAACGTACCGCTGTCATACTAAGTTCAGGAAAAGATCAGTCGCTGAAAAGATTTCATCCGTGGGTTTTTTCGGGCGCGATAAAAAAAATTAAAGGCCCCGTTCAGGAAGGCGATCTCGTTGACGTTTTTTCAAATAAAGAGGAATACCTCGGCACCGGGCATTATTCTTCGGGTTCCATTGCCATCCGTGTTTTTTCATTCGACAGTAAAGAGATCGGCGCACAGTTCTGGAATGAAAAAATTTCAAAGGCATGGGAGTACAGAAAAAATATTGGAATTACCGAAGATAAAAACACCAATGTGTATCGCCTCATCTATGCCGAAGGAGATGGAATGCCCGGGCTCATCGTTGATTATTACAATGGAATCGCAGTAATGCAGGCGCATTCTCCCGGAATGCATTTTCAGCGAATGGAAATTGCAACTGCGCTGAAAGAAATTCTCGGCGATAAACTGAAAGCGGTTTATGATAAAAGTGCGGAGTCTTTGCACAAAAATTCTGAACAACAGGTGACGAACGGATATATTCTCGGCGAAGCAGAGAACCACGTGGAAGTAACCGAGAATGGAAATAAATTCCTGATCGATTGGGAGAACGGGCAGAAAACCGGTTTCTTCATTGATCAGCGTAATAACCGGAAATTGCTTTCACAATATTGTAAAGGAAAAAAAGTAGCAAATACTTTCTGCTACACCGGCGGATTTTCCGTGTACGCAGGCACAGCGGGCGCGAGCGCAGTACACAGCGTTGATTCATCGAAAAAAGCAATTGCGCTTGCAGAAAAAAATATGGAACTGAACGGTCTGAAAGATCATGCTGCTTTTGCTATGGACACTTTCGATTTCCTGAAGGATAAAGAAAATGTTTACGATGTGATCATACTCGATCCACCGGCATTTGCAAAATCGATGAGTGCAAAACATCATGCAGTGATGGGATACAAACGGTTGAATGCAGAAGCGATCATGAAAATAAAACCCGGCGGAATTATTTTTACTTTTTCCTGTTCGCAGGTCGTGAATCGCGGATTATTTGCCGATACGATCATGTCGTCAGCAATCGTAGCCGGGAGAAATGTGCGCGTGCTGCATCACCTCACTCAACCGCCCGACCATCCTGTGAATATTTTTCATCCCGAAGGAGAATACCTGAAAGGGCTTGTACTTTACGTGGAATGAAAAAATTATTTTTCATTCCTGCTGTTCCGTTGTTTCTTTCACTAAAAGGAGATAACACGATCAACCTGCCTGTTTTCAATATTACTTTCAAAGTTCCTTCCAAATGGAAAGTTCAACCGTCACTGCCGCACGTGCTAATGAACTTTTAAATGTTCTTAACACGATGTGGCCGGCATCAGCCAATCACTGAGTTTTTATAATTTTGAAAAAAATCATACCCATGAAAAGTTCACGACTCATTATCATTCTGCTTCTCCTCTCTCCCATTCTTTTTTACCGGGCAAGTTGTCACCAGGTGAAAGAAGCTGTCACTTATAAAGCCGATCCTAACTATGATTACCCGGGAAACGGGTACATAAAAGCATTCGTTACCGATGTGGAACTCGACGGATGCAAATGGATGCTGCAACAGGAAAGTGATAATAAAAAACTTGAACCCGACGGATTGCAACCGGAATTCGAACACGACAGTCTCAAGGTCTGGTTGAAATTCGAACCGGAAGACCGGATGAGCGTGTGCATGGCCGGGCAAACGATCAAAGTACTCGATATTAAAATTCGATGATTTGATCCCGATAAATATCGGGACGAAATTTGAAATTGAATTCATTTCTATTGTACTGATCTCCGCTATCGAATCACGAATTTCAAATTTTCGAAATGGATCCTGAATCTTTAAGAATTATTTTCATGGGAACTCCCGGATTCGCTGCAGGAGTTCTTGAAAAATTAATTACTGAAAAGTACAAGGTGGTGGCGGTGATTACTGCGCCGGATAAACCTGCCGGTCGTGGAAAGAAGTTGAACGAAAGTGAAGTGAAACAACTCGCAGAGAAAAATAATATTCCAGTTCTTCAACCTGAAAAATTAAGATCGTCTGACTTTCTCGATGAACTTAAAAATTTAAAACCCGATCTCGGTATCGTGGTCGCATTCCGCATGCTTCCCGCAGTTGTGTGGCAACTTCCTCCAATGGGAACCTTCAACCTGCATGCATCACTTCTTCCGCAATATCGCGGCGCGGCTCCCATCAATCGCGCAATTATGAATGGTGAAAAGAAAACGGGGATCACTACTTTTTTTCTACAACAGGAAATAGATGCGGGAAATATTATTTTCCGCGAAGAAATGGAGATTGCTCCCGATGAAACTGCCGGCCAACTTCATGACCGAATGATGCATTCAGGAAGTGAATTGGTGGTGAGAACTATAAATGCCATTACCAATGGAAATGCTCCACGCGAAAAACAAATTGTTCCCCAGAATAGCAAACTTAATGAGGCGCCGAAAATTTTCCGGAATGATTGCCGCATCGACTGGACTGCTACTGGAAAAAAAATTCACGATCATGTGCGCGGACTTTCTCCTTATCCCGGTGCATGGACAACTTTTGAAACGAAAGATGCCGAACTCATGGAAATGAAGATCCTTCGCACAAAATTCATTCCGGGTGAACTGCGTAGCGATTTTCCTCATGTAAAAACTGCAGATGGAAATATTCTCATTGAAGAATTGCAGGTTGCAGGCAAAAAAAGAATGAGCGCTGCGGAATTCATGAATGGATATGCGGTGAATGAAATACGTTTCATCTGAAATTTTTTCTTTCGTTCGCACAAAAAAGAAAAAAATCTTTATCACCATTTTTTGAACAAAAGCTCTACAACCCTTGACTGATGCGGGTTTGCGCGTATATTTGCTCCCCGCAATTCAATCATTGTTTAACAGGACAAATAGTCCACCCCAAAAAAAAATAAGATGAACAAAGCAGAACTGATCGAAGCGATCTCCACCAGCGCCAGGATTTCCAAAGCAGATGCCGGCCGCGCACTTGATTCCACCATCGAGAACATTTCAAAAGCACTTAAAAAAGGAGAAAAAGTTTCTCTCGTCGGATTCGGAACATTTTCCGTATCAAAACGCGCTGCCCGCACAGGACGCAATCCGCAAACAGGAAAAGCAATTCAGATCAAAGCAAAAAAAGTGGCAAAGTTCAAAGCCGGATCCGATCTTGCAGGAACGGTGAATAAATAACTGAGAAAAAAACTATCGGAAATCCTCTCGAAATCGGGAGGATTTTTTATTCTGAGAATTATGAATACTGATAAAATAAAATCTTTCGACCCCAACTGCCCCGGCGATCCCGATGGAAATATTTACGGGCTTCCTTTCACTCCGAAAGAAGCAAACATCGTGATCGTTCCTGTTCCCTGGGATGTAACGGTTTCTTATTCCGATGGAAGTTCAAAAGGGCCGGAAGCAATTTTCGATGCTTCATTCCAGGTTGATATTTATGATCCGATGATGAAAGATGCGTGGAAGATCGGATTGGCAATGGAAGAAATTTCTTCGGAAATAAAAAGAAAGAACAGTTCGCTGAGAAAAGAAGCAAAAAAATATATTCACGCATTCACCAATAATAAACTGAACAAAACTTCCGGAACAATTCTTGAAAAAATAAATGCAGGATCGGAATGGCTGAATGAAAAAGTGAAACAGCAATGCCTTCATTGGATGAATAAAGGAAAAATGGTGGTGTTGCTCGGCGGTGATCACAGTACGCCGTTCGGTTTCATGAAAGCGCTGGCAGAAAAATATTCTTCATTCGGAATTCTCCAGATCGATGCGCACGCCGACCTCCGCGCCGCGTACGAGGGTTTCACGTACTCGCACGCGTCCATCATGTACAACGCGCTCACGATCCCGCAGGTGAGCAAGCTCGTGCAGGCGGGCATACGCGATTATTGTGAAGACGAAGCAAAACTCATTGCAAAAAATCCTGCGCGCATAAAAACTTTTTTCGATCGCGATCTCAAACACGATAATTATTTAGGAAAAAACTGGAGCGAACAGGTGGAAGATATCATTTCTCATTTGCCGAATAACGTTTACATCAGTTTCGATATCGACGGACTTGATCCTAAACTCTGTCCGAACACGGGAACTCCTGTTGCCGGTGGATTCGAATTTGAACAGGCGGCTTATCTAATTCAGAAAGTTGCGCAGAGCGGAAAAAAAATAATCGGGATGGATCTGAATGAAGTTGCGCCAGGACATGATGAATGGAATGCAAATGTGGGGGCAAGGATGCTGTTCCGCATGTGTACAATGATGGCGCTCTCCAATGAAAAAGTCTGAAACGGGACAATACAGCAGTGCGTTGTACGAATATCTCTCGGGTTTTCTCACCGAAGAGCGCAGGAAAAAATTCGAAAAACATATTGCACTCCGCAGCCGCTATGTAACCATCGTAGTTGAAGATATTTTTCAGCCGCATAATGCAAGCGCAGTTCTCCGCAGTGCAGAATGTTTCGGCTTACAGGATGTTCACATCATTGAAAGCAAAAACAAATACAATCCCAACCCCGATGTGGTAATGGGCGCAAATAAATGGCTCACCCTTCATCATCACAGCGGAAAAGAAAATAATACCGATGAATGTATTTCGTTTCTTAAAAAAAATAAATATCGTATTGTTGCCACCACTCCGCACAAAAATGATCAGCTCATCAGCCAACTCGATCTTTCGAAAGGAAAAGTGGCGCTCTTTTTCGGAACAGAACTCGAAGGAATTTCAAAAAATATCATGGATGCTGCCGATGAATTTGTAAAAATTCCCATGTTCGGTTTTACAGAAAGTTTCAACATCTCTGTTTCAGCCGCCATCTGCATGTATGAATTAATGACAAAACTCAGAACATCAAATATTGACTGGCAATTAAGCGAAGAAGAAAAAAATAATATTTTGCTGGATTGGGCGCGGAATTCCATTAAGAAACCGGAACTTCTCGAAGAGGAATTTCGAAAAAAGTTAACTCAATAACCATTACATTTGCACCACACCAAACGAAAAAAAATCAATCATGGGAAAAGGAGATAAAAAATCAACCAAAGGAAAACGCTGGAGACATTCTTACGGCAATACCCGTCCGAGAAAAAAGGCGATGGCAAAAGCAAAAGCGAAAGCAAAAGCAGGCGCAGCACCTAAGAAAAAAGCTGCAAAGAAATCTGCAAAAAAAGCTGATTAAAAAAAATCCTCCGCAACAACGGGGGATTTTTATTTTAACTTTCTATAGTGAAAGCGCAAATCATTTTCATTCTTTTTTTCGTTTCTGTCATTGGTTGTGCGGCGCAGAAAGACAGTATTGTTCATTCGAAAGATGGAAAAGATTCCATTATTTTTCATTTCAAAAAAGAGCACATCAGGCGGGTAGAGCGTTTTTACCCCGACGGAAAATTGAGCGAGAAGACGCTCGAGAGAAAAAACGGAGACTTCAGATGGGATAAAAATTTCTATGAAAATGGAAAATTAAAATCACTCATGAAAAACAGAATCATTCTCCGGAACATCAAAAGAAAGTTTTGGGATGAAAATGGTAAAAAAAGCAGCGTAGAAAAAACTTCTTACCGAATGAAAGATATTACCGCAAGGAAAAAATGGTAACTGCAACTTAATTTAGTGCGCCCTAAGCGTCGCGGAAAAACACCTTGCCTCTTTTTCTATCGGACCGAAGTCCATCTTCACCGAAACAATTGCAATCTGTAATTTGTATTCGGTAATCATTTCTTCATTAATTGAACCAAGCATAATCTCGAATTTCAAATTTTGAATTTCAAATCGTTAATCATCACGGCGCTTTCCTCATAATTTTCCATCCCCCATTCGCGTGCACGTAGCAGATGCGATCGTGCAGGCGACTCTCCCTTCCCTGCCAGAATTCAATTTCATCAGGCATCAAAACATATCCGCCCCAGAATTCCGGGCGATGCACATTTTTTCCTTCGAAATTTTTTTTCTGTTTGTTCAATTCTTCTTCAAGCCATTTCCGGTCGGGAATAATTTCACTCTGCGGAGAAGTCCACGCTCCTATCCTGCTCTCCAATGGACGCGTACTGAAATATTCTTCCGAATCTTTTTCATTTATTTTTTCTATTCTTCCTTCTATGCGAACTTGCCGTTGCAACTCGGGCCAGAAAAAATTCAGGCATGCAAACGGATTTTCATCAATGTCTTTTCCTTTTGCACTTTTGTAATTCGTAAAAAAAGAAAATCCTTTTGCACTGAAATCACGGAGTAAAACAACGCGCGCAGAAGGGCGCATGTCTTTTCCTGCAGTTGCAAGCGTCATCGCAATCGGATCTGTTACATTCGCATCCATCGCTTCACGAAACCATTTTTCAAATTGCCGCACCGGATCTTTTTCCACCATCGACTCATCGAGTGAGGCATGCGAATACTCCGTTCGCAATTTACTGATGTGAGCATTGAGTTTTTCCATGTGGCAAAGTTAATTTTTCCCGACCGTTTTCTGCTGATATAAATCATCAGGAGCGCACCGTCTGGTGCATTTAATTTCCTGCGTTCCTCCTGCCTCGCTGTACTCCGCGTGGCGCGCTGAGCAAGTTCCATCCCAAAAATGCGGGGTACTTGCGGGCATGAGGGCTATGAAAAAAACTGCATCACTTTTAAAAACCAAATAACTCATAACCAATAACCAATAACCCATTACTCATTACCTTTGTCAAATGCTATTCGCAGAAAATAAAATGATTCCCAAAGCAGGACGACTTCTCGTTTCCGAACCCTTTCTTGCCGACGGATATTTTCGCAGGGCCGTGGTTTTGCTTACCGAGCACGGAGCGAATGGCAGCGTGGGATTCATTCTCAACAAACCGCTCGATATTAAAATTGAAGAAGCTATTCCCGGTTTTCCTGAATTTAATTTTCCTGCTTTATTCGGCGGACCAGTTCAGCGCGACCAGTTGTATTACGTGCACACGCTTGGAGAAAAAATAAAAGATTCAGTGAAGATCGCGGAAGGATTGTGGTGGCTCGGCGATTTTGACCAGGTAAAAGACATGATCACGAAAAAAGAGATCGGCGTTAACGAGATCCGTTTTTTCATTGGCTATTCGGGCTGGGAAAAAGATCAGCTGAAAAATGAGATCAAAGAAAAATCGTGGTTCGTTTCCAAAGCCGATCTCGATCTTATTTTTTCTGAAAAGCCGGAAGAGTTGTGGCAGATTGCCGTAAAAAAAATGGGCGCCGATTTTGCAATGATGGCCAATTTCCCTGAAGATCCTTCTTTGAACTAATTTACAATTTTTCAATTACAAATTACAGATTGGTTTATTGCCACTTTTCATTTGTAATTTGTAAAAAGCACTAAAATAAATTTCAGTTGAATCCGCATTCAAAACTATAATCGCGGAAACTAAAAAAGATACGTTTGTTTATTTCACTTCAGCGCTTCTCATCACTCATCACTCCTAAAACCTGCTTCCCTTCTTAGTCACGATCGCAGAATTCCCGTTGAAATTAAAATCCCATCCCGATTCGAAAATTTTCGGAAGAAATCTTTTGTAGAGTACCGTTCGTTTCGACGCTTTGCTTTCATCCTCTCCGTCCTTAGGAATGCCGGTAAATTCATAGCACATGATCTTCGTGTGTTCTGCCATGAACATTTTAATGATCGCTGCAATCGTATTCATCACGCGAAAAACTTCCCCGCGATTAGTGACCACGTATTCTTCGCCGTCAAACTCATCATTGATCACACCGAAAACAATGGTAGCATGAAGAATATTATCCTGTCGCCGGCCGAATCGTACCTCGTAAACCAATCCGCTGTCGGAAGTAAAAAAATAAACACCTGCCGAAGCTATGGCAGGAGGAACGATCTTATAAATGGGCACCGGGGCCGGCATATAGCGTGTTTGAATTGTAAAAATACGTTTTTCGCAGGGTTAGTGACCAATTTATTAAATTCAGGTAGTGGCTCAGTTTGAAATTTTCCGATTCAACTTCGCGCCGGATCCTGCCTGAAGAATTGAAGGGTGGTTCCTAAACCATTCTTTTATTAAACCGCAAAGACGCTAAGGCGCTAAGAATTTTCAAACTGATACACTATCTAAATTCATCTTTATTCCGGTGATGCACCTTCTACCGATAATATTTTCCTTTTCTCCGCTCTCCGGCTCATTCTGCGACATTACCGAATAAAATAATCCGGCTCCATTCCTGTATCTATTTTCTCCAATGGCGTTATAAAAATAAACCATGGCACCGCTGGACTTCCGAATCTGGTGGGGAATATCCGGCGGCCTGGGAAAGCAAAGAACTGCCTTTTCGGGGGCGGTTCTTTTTTTTATGATCGTGCTAATGATTGTAATGAAGTTGATGTGGTAAGTCTGAAGAAAAAAAATGACCTGCAACAAATAAAAATTTCACTGACTCAATAACTCATTACCCATTACTCCTAACTTTACATTATGCACCGGTTTCCCATTCTGCTATTTTCCATTATTTTATTTTCCTTCTCGGGAAAACAACCTCCTTCATTGATTAAAGTCACTCCGCTAATGCAGCGCATAGAAAAAAACAGCGACACCACTTACGTTGTTAATTTCTGGGCAACATGGTGCGGTCCGTGCGTAAAAGAGTTGCATTGCTTCAAAGAGATCGATTCTGCTTATGCAGGAACAAAAGTGAAAGTGATCCTGGTCTCGCTCGATTTCAAACGGGAAATTCCCACCAAGCTTGTTCCATTCCTCGAGAGCAGGAAAATGAACCAGGAAATTTATGTACTCGATGAAACGAATGACAATGTGTGGATTCCGCGCGTGGACAGTTCCTGGCAGGGGAATATTCCGGTCACGCTGATATCGAATTCAAAAAACAAGAAAAGAGTTTTTCTCCCGCGCGAAACTTCTTATCCTGAACTGGATAGTTTAGTGAAAGACGCGAAAAAATAATTCCTGATTTTTATTTCGCTTTCTTCCGCACGTACGCGAGCGCAGACTTTGCAAATTCTTCCCAGCGGTTATTATGAGTTGCAGGAAGCACCACCCACTCTTTCATTGGCCTTCCCTTCATTGGTTCGAAAAGTTGCGCGCCTTTTAATTTCAAAGCAGAGGCATGCGTTTCTCCTGTGAGTTTGAACACCATCGCTTTTCCGTGCAGGCCGGCCAGCGCTTTGCCATTCACTTTAATGATGGGCATTCCGAACATCTGCCCCATTGCAACGCCTTTCAGATTTGTTCCGATCTCGCGGAACAGTTTTTCTTCTTTCACCATAAATTTTATTTTTCAGCAGACCATTTTCCGAGTTGCTTCAGCACTTTTTCTGCTTCTTCCATTTTCTGCGTTCCGAAAAGTATACGTTTATTATTTTTCATTACGAATTGAATTCCATTTTTGCCGGAAGTATTATAGCACCATCCCTGTTTACCGGCCCAGCGTATTCCCCATCCGCCAAATTCCATCAGCGGCCGATATTCTCTGGTGTAAACATGCTGCACATTTTCCCAATCGATCTTTCTCTTCGAAAAAAGGAAAGGATAAAACGTGTAAGTGAAACCTGACGAATCCATTCCGGTATTCAGTCTGCACAAAAGGAACATGAGCGTCATCAATGCGACAACGGATTCGCCGATATACAAGACCACGTTTGGCGCGGGTTTATTTCCGAAAGGATGGCCGGCAATGACCTGCCAGTAAATTCCGAAAAGAAAAATTCCATTGGCAATGAGCATCAGCACCCAAAGCCAGATCTGTTTGAATCGCTGTGATTCAGAAAAACTTGAAGTGGTTTCCATTTTAAGCGGGTTTGTTTGCCCGAAAGATACAATTTTACCCGGGATGGAATTTTCTCAATAAAATCCTTTGCGCATGTCGGTTTTGCCTGCGTAAAAAAAATAGGGTTGTGCGCTGGTGAGTGAAAGCATTTTTTATTTCAGCACACGGCGTAAATAATCAGCGCCCACTTCACGGTGAAAAACACCGAAGTTTTTCCAAATGAACAATAGCCCGCGACAGTCTGAAACCGAGGATCACACATCTCAAACCGAGGGTCACATATCTGAAACCGAGGATCAGATGTCTCAAACCGAGGATCACATATCTGAAACCGAGGATCAGACATCTCATTCCGAGGATCACATATCTCAAACCGAAGATCAGATGTCTCAAACCGAGGATCACATATCTGAAACCGAGGATCAGACATCTCAAACCGAGGGTCACCTATCTCAAACCGAGGATCAGATGTCTCAAACCAAAGATCAGACATCTCAAACCGAGGATCACACATCTCAAACCGAGAGTCACATATCTTATCCGATAATTAAGCGGGTTTGTTTGCCCGCAAGATACAATTTTACCCGGGTTGGAATTTTCTCACTTCGCGGATTCTCCCGTCCACATATCATTCTCCGTTTCAATCAATGAAATTTCAATACGCTCGGCTTCCAGTTCTGCTTTTGCACCGGTGGCGTAATCCGAAATTTTTCTATTGTAAATATTCGTCTCCTTGTAAATTTCGCTGGCAAAATGCCCGTAGTCGAGCAGGTCGGCAGAATTGTGAATATAGGTGGGGCCGTTCTGGATGAATAAAAATGTTTTGCTTTTCAATACCGGTTCCAGTTCGGAATAATTTATCCAGCATACATCCGTATCCTTATTCATTGCCGCAAGATGCATTACCGGGCAAATGCTGACGATCTTCGTTTCCGCGTGAGGGATCTTTCCACCGTACCAAACTATATCTTCCTTGATACGATAACCGGTAATGTGATGGAGCGAATCGTACATTACATATTCCGGAAGTTTTCCCGCACATTGTTTCTGTAATTGATCATCGTCGTAGATCGTGATCTCCCCATTCTCAAAAGAATTCTCGATGGTGCGATAAAAAGTATCATCTCCGAAAAGTGACATGCGATCATCGCGCGGGATCAAACGCCAGATCCTTTTGGTAATGAGCACCCCGTCTTTTTTGTCGGCATCTTTTTTCCCGGAAACAAAAATTACGGAGTCAGGAACTCCCATTTTGTAATTCACCTTTGCACGCACTTTTCCTTTTTTATCATACATCGTCCATTCGCCATCGCGCAAACTCCATTTGAATGAACCGGTAGATTTAGTTGTTCCGTCGGAGTAATAAGAAACATAATCGCCGAAGAGTTCTCCGCGCTTGGTCTGGTAAGTCACAGAAATGTTATCGTCCTTATAGGAATGATCGATGATGGGTGTAATGAAAAAAGCTACAGGAACCAGCAGCAGCGGCAGCAACAGAATTTTTTTCGGGAGAAGTTTCATAATGGAATAACGCCGAATGGCAGGAAAGTGACAGCAGGAAGGAAAAATAATCCTGAGTACCTGTGCAAATCCAACATCCTCAATCCAAATACCTCCATACCACCGCGCCGGTAACGGGTAGTGGCTCAGTTTGCTCTTTTCCGATTCAACTTCACGCCAGAGCTTGCCCTGAAGAATTGAAGGGCGGTTCCTAAACCATTCTTTTATTAAACCGCAAAGACGCTAAGGCGCTA carries:
- a CDS encoding class I SAM-dependent rRNA methyltransferase; translated protein: MERTAVILSSGKDQSLKRFHPWVFSGAIKKIKGPVQEGDLVDVFSNKEEYLGTGHYSSGSIAIRVFSFDSKEIGAQFWNEKISKAWEYRKNIGITEDKNTNVYRLIYAEGDGMPGLIVDYYNGIAVMQAHSPGMHFQRMEIATALKEILGDKLKAVYDKSAESLHKNSEQQVTNGYILGEAENHVEVTENGNKFLIDWENGQKTGFFIDQRNNRKLLSQYCKGKKVANTFCYTGGFSVYAGTAGASAVHSVDSSKKAIALAEKNMELNGLKDHAAFAMDTFDFLKDKENVYDVIILDPPAFAKSMSAKHHAVMGYKRLNAEAIMKIKPGGIIFTFSCSQVVNRGLFADTIMSSAIVAGRNVRVLHHLTQPPDHPVNIFHPEGEYLKGLVLYVE
- a CDS encoding DNA-3-methyladenine glycosylase, producing the protein MLAKSFYAGADVTRIAKKLLGKKICTNFRGQFTSGVITETEAYAGVTDRASHAHGGKFTERTKIMYEKGGTAYIYLCYGIHHLFNIVTNKKGIPHAVLIRAIEPKDGIEIMMKRRKKNKIGKNFSSGPGTVSQALGIHVKYSGADLTSKKIWLEETGIVVPKNEIIIGPRIGVSYAGEDAKLPYRFLWKKRY
- a CDS encoding agmatinase family protein, with product MNTDKIKSFDPNCPGDPDGNIYGLPFTPKEANIVIVPVPWDVTVSYSDGSSKGPEAIFDASFQVDIYDPMMKDAWKIGLAMEEISSEIKRKNSSLRKEAKKYIHAFTNNKLNKTSGTILEKINAGSEWLNEKVKQQCLHWMNKGKMVVLLGGDHSTPFGFMKALAEKYSSFGILQIDAHADLRAAYEGFTYSHASIMYNALTIPQVSKLVQAGIRDYCEDEAKLIAKNPARIKTFFDRDLKHDNYLGKNWSEQVEDIISHLPNNVYISFDIDGLDPKLCPNTGTPVAGGFEFEQAAYLIQKVAQSGKKIIGMDLNEVAPGHDEWNANVGARMLFRMCTMMALSNEKV
- a CDS encoding methionyl-tRNA formyltransferase, translating into MDPESLRIIFMGTPGFAAGVLEKLITEKYKVVAVITAPDKPAGRGKKLNESEVKQLAEKNNIPVLQPEKLRSSDFLDELKNLKPDLGIVVAFRMLPAVVWQLPPMGTFNLHASLLPQYRGAAPINRAIMNGEKKTGITTFFLQQEIDAGNIIFREEMEIAPDETAGQLHDRMMHSGSELVVRTINAITNGNAPREKQIVPQNSKLNEAPKIFRNDCRIDWTATGKKIHDHVRGLSPYPGAWTTFETKDAELMEMKILRTKFIPGELRSDFPHVKTADGNILIEELQVAGKKRMSAAEFMNGYAVNEIRFI
- a CDS encoding HU family DNA-binding protein, which codes for MNKAELIEAISTSARISKADAGRALDSTIENISKALKKGEKVSLVGFGTFSVSKRAARTGRNPQTGKAIQIKAKKVAKFKAGSDLAGTVNK
- a CDS encoding RecQ family ATP-dependent DNA helicase, whose product is MHSPSSILKKYWSFENFRPNQEEIIKSVLDGKDTLALLPTGGGKSICFQVPALCSDGICIVVSPLIALMQDQVENLNARGIKAIAITSVMSKKEVDVAFDNCVYGDLKFLYLSPERLQTEMARIRISKMNVNLFAIDEAHCISQWGYDFRPPYLQVAALREIHPHIPVLALTATATLRVVDDIQEKLLFKKKNVFRSSFARTNLAYTIRKTENKIDPVVKLSSTPEGSGIVYVRSRRRTREISDFLKRKGIASSFYHAGLPAAERITTQKEWLSGKSKVIVATNAFGMGIDKANVRFVAHLDLPDSPEAYFQEAGRAGRDGKLSYAALFWQEKDIEELERNHKLSFPSLTEIRRAYQSIANFFQVAIGSGNALTLVFDQQKICESYKLDPAVFFHCIKFLEREGYIAVNDAVYTPARLKFLANNDQLYNFQVQNPAFDKFIKTILRSYGGLFDEYVRIREKDIARKTSLGDEEVKQKLFYLDKLDLLHYIPQNDKPMLTFIQPRADAKKLFISPENLSERKKIAEERLRAMIRLVSDERNCRQKLLLRYFGEENSSDCGICDVCRKKSSSGKKAGRNDLAKIIVELLSQNPKNIRELPAALPSCTEEDISFVVRQLLDSGKIKFNTKRHLVVS